A single window of candidate division WOR-3 bacterium DNA harbors:
- the rplF gene encoding 50S ribosomal protein L6: MSRIGKKPIVLPEGVEVKIEGKKVIVKGKKGELESIIPEGIAVEVSDGKIVVSPKGDPKELSPLWGVTRSVLNNMVIGVTQGFTKTLEVNGREYKAILKGKDLELDLGFTHTIKVSPKKGIEFKVEENKIIVSGIDKALVGEQAAEIRALRPCNVYTGKGIKYEGEYVIRKEGKRGL, encoded by the coding sequence ATGTCAAGAATAGGGAAGAAACCAATTGTTTTACCAGAAGGAGTGGAAGTTAAGATAGAGGGAAAAAAAGTAATAGTTAAAGGGAAGAAGGGTGAGTTAGAAAGTATTATTCCTGAAGGAATAGCTGTGGAGGTTAGTGATGGGAAGATTGTGGTGTCTCCAAAAGGAGATCCAAAAGAGTTAAGCCCTCTTTGGGGTGTAACTCGGTCTGTTTTGAATAATATGGTGATAGGTGTAACTCAGGGTTTTACAAAAACGCTTGAAGTTAATGGAAGAGAATATAAGGCAATTCTGAAAGGAAAAGATTTGGAACTTGATCTTGGTTTTACTCATACAATAAAGGTTTCTCCTAAAAAGGGGATTGAATTTAAGGTTGAAGAGAATAAAATAATAGTTAGTGGAATTGATAAGGCTTTGGTTGGAGAACAAGCTGCTGAGATTAGAGCTTTGCGTCCTTGTAATGTTTACACGGGTAAGGGAATAAAATATGAAGGTGAATACGTGATCCGGAAAGAAGGAAAGAGAGGTCTCTAA
- the rpsH gene encoding 30S ribosomal protein S8 yields MLTDPIADMITRIRNAVKARHRHVEVPSSNMAKEITRILLEEGYIGNFEIIENEKKQGVIRLTLKYIKNESPIHEIKRISKPSRRVYVGKDEIPLVQRGFGVAILSTPKGVVSDARARALGVGGEVLLEVW; encoded by the coding sequence TTGTTAACAGATCCTATTGCTGATATGATTACAAGAATCAGAAATGCAGTTAAGGCAAGACATAGACATGTAGAAGTGCCTTCTTCTAATATGGCTAAGGAAATAACAAGAATTCTTTTAGAAGAAGGATATATTGGGAATTTTGAAATTATTGAAAATGAGAAAAAACAAGGGGTAATAAGACTAACTCTCAAATATATAAAAAATGAGTCTCCAATTCACGAGATTAAAAGAATCTCAAAGCCTTCAAGAAGGGTTTATGTTGGTAAAGATGAAATTCCTCTTGTTCAAAGAGGATTTGGTGTTGCGATTTTATCTACTCCCAAAGGTGTGGTAAGTGACGCTAGGGCAAGAGCTTTAGGTGTTGGTGGTGAGGTTCTTTTGGAAGTGTGGTAA
- a CDS encoding type Z 30S ribosomal protein S14 yields MARKALIEKWKRPPKYKVRKRNRCFRCGRSRSYLRDFGLCRICFRELALKGEIPGIRKASW; encoded by the coding sequence ATGGCGAGAAAAGCATTAATTGAAAAGTGGAAAAGACCCCCAAAGTATAAGGTTAGGAAGAGAAATAGGTGTTTTAGATGCGGAAGAAGTCGTAGTTATTTAAGGGATTTCGGTTTGTGTAGGATTTGTTTTAGAGAACTTGCACTTAAAGGCGAAATCCCTGGGATTAGAAAAGCTTCTTGGTAG
- the rplE gene encoding 50S ribosomal protein L5, which yields MGYIPRLRKYYEEVINKELTEKYGNPMRVPKLQKIVINCGLGKRGKERAIFESAVESLKEITGQKPVTTRAKKSISAFYLREGDPVGLKVTLRGNRMYEFLDRLVNVAIPRIRDFRGLSPDSFDGRGNYTFGISEQFIFPEIDYNKVKEVIGMDITITTTAKNDEEGLELLKRFGFPFRIRKGG from the coding sequence ATGGGTTACATTCCAAGATTAAGGAAATATTACGAAGAGGTGATTAATAAAGAGCTTACAGAAAAATACGGAAATCCTATGAGAGTGCCGAAACTTCAGAAGATAGTTATTAATTGTGGTTTGGGTAAAAGAGGTAAAGAGCGAGCTATCTTTGAATCTGCTGTTGAAAGTTTGAAAGAGATAACAGGCCAAAAGCCTGTTACAACCCGTGCCAAGAAGTCAATTTCTGCTTTCTATCTGAGGGAAGGAGACCCTGTTGGTTTAAAAGTTACTTTAAGAGGAAATAGAATGTATGAGTTTCTTGATAGACTTGTGAATGTGGCAATTCCGAGAATTCGTGATTTTAGAGGTTTGAGCCCAGACTCTTTTGACGGTAGAGGAAATTATACCTTTGGTATCTCAGAGCAATTCATTTTTCCCGAGATAGATTATAATAAAGTTAAAGAGGTTATAGGAATGGATATTACAATTACAACCACTGCTAAAAATGATGAGGAGGGCTTAGAATTGCTTAAAAGATTTGGTTTTCCTTTTAGGATTAGAAAGGGTGGATAA
- the rplX gene encoding 50S ribosomal protein L24, whose translation MKIKKGDTVLVISGNYKGKKGKVIEVIPKENRLIVEGINKKKVHKKPRRTGEPGGIIEKELPISISNVKFICPSCGEAVRVGFKFLEDKKKVRYCRKCNEVVEK comes from the coding sequence ATGAAGATTAAAAAAGGAGATACTGTCTTAGTTATATCTGGTAATTATAAAGGGAAAAAGGGGAAAGTAATAGAAGTGATTCCTAAGGAAAATAGATTGATTGTAGAGGGAATAAACAAGAAAAAAGTTCATAAAAAGCCAAGAAGAACAGGAGAGCCGGGTGGTATTATTGAGAAAGAGCTACCAATTTCTATTTCTAATGTTAAATTTATATGCCCTTCTTGTGGAGAGGCAGTAAGGGTTGGTTTTAAGTTTCTTGAGGATAAGAAAAAGGTTCGTTATTGTAGAAAGTGTAATGAAGTTGTGGAGAAGTAA
- the rplN gene encoding 50S ribosomal protein L14, with protein sequence MIQQETILKIVDNTGAKEASCIRVLGGSAKKYGTLGDIIVVNITKATPDSTIEKGSVQKAVIVRVKKEVKRKDGIIVRFDDNACVLLDANKEPIGTRIFGPVAEELRDKGFMRLISLASEVQ encoded by the coding sequence GTGATACAGCAAGAGACAATTCTGAAGATAGTAGATAATACTGGTGCTAAAGAAGCCTCTTGTATAAGAGTATTAGGAGGCTCAGCGAAGAAATATGGCACCTTGGGTGATATTATTGTTGTGAATATAACTAAAGCTACACCTGATTCTACGATAGAAAAGGGTAGTGTCCAGAAGGCAGTGATTGTTCGGGTGAAGAAAGAGGTAAAAAGAAAGGATGGAATTATAGTGAGATTTGATGATAATGCTTGTGTTTTACTTGATGCAAATAAGGAACCAATTGGGACAAGAATTTTTGGGCCTGTGGCTGAAGAATTGAGAGATAAAGGGTTTATGAGGTTAATTTCTCTTGCTTCGGAGGTTCAGTGA
- the rpsQ gene encoding 30S ribosomal protein S17 codes for MKRGEVRVKTRKIGRVVSNAPAKTIVVLVERIVQHPIYKKYIKKRKKFYAHDEHEEASVGDVVSIISTRPLSKLKRWRLERIIEKAVEGKSDTARDNSEDSR; via the coding sequence ATGAAAAGAGGAGAAGTAAGAGTGAAAACTAGGAAAATTGGAAGGGTCGTTTCTAATGCTCCAGCTAAAACCATTGTGGTTTTAGTAGAAAGGATTGTTCAGCATCCTATTTATAAAAAGTATATTAAAAAAAGAAAGAAATTTTATGCACATGATGAACATGAGGAAGCTTCTGTGGGAGATGTGGTTAGTATAATTTCTACAAGACCTTTATCTAAGTTAAAAAGATGGAGACTTGAAAGAATAATAGAAAAAGCAGTTGAGGGTAAAAGTGATACAGCAAGAGACAATTCTGAAGATAGTAGATAA
- the rpmC gene encoding 50S ribosomal protein L29: MKAKELREMTEVELNSVLHDLKEELFTLRFDKARGKLTNPARFKQLRKEIARVLTVLNEKRRSKSEN, encoded by the coding sequence ATGAAGGCTAAAGAACTTAGAGAAATGACGGAAGTGGAATTAAATTCGGTTTTGCATGATTTGAAAGAAGAGTTATTTACTTTAAGATTTGATAAGGCAAGAGGAAAGTTGACTAATCCGGCGAGGTTTAAGCAGTTGAGAAAGGAAATTGCGAGAGTTTTGACAGTCTTAAATGAAAAGAGGAGAAGTAAGAGTGAAAACTAG
- the rplP gene encoding 50S ribosomal protein L16: MLMPKRVKYRKSQRGKLKGKETSSAVKLDFGDFGLRALESGWITAQQIEAMRITVTHYLKRAGKVWLRIFPDKPVTKKPAETRMGKGKGEPSHWVFPCRKGRILIELEGVSEEQAREALKRASAKLPIKTRFIKREGVI, translated from the coding sequence ATGTTAATGCCTAAGAGGGTTAAATATAGAAAGAGTCAAAGAGGCAAGCTTAAAGGGAAAGAAACTTCTTCAGCAGTGAAGCTTGATTTTGGGGATTTTGGTCTAAGAGCTCTTGAATCAGGATGGATTACTGCTCAGCAGATAGAAGCGATGCGAATTACTGTAACACATTATTTAAAAAGAGCTGGAAAGGTGTGGTTACGGATTTTCCCTGATAAACCTGTTACAAAAAAACCAGCAGAAACGAGAATGGGAAAGGGAAAGGGAGAACCAAGTCATTGGGTATTCCCTTGTAGGAAAGGGAGAATTTTGATAGAATTGGAAGGTGTTTCTGAGGAGCAAGCAAGGGAAGCTCTTAAAAGAGCCAGTGCAAAACTCCCTATTAAAACCAGATTTATAAAAAGAGAAGGAGTTATATAA
- the rpsC gene encoding 30S ribosomal protein S3 produces the protein MGQKTHPIGFRVGINKDWKSRWFFGKKFREPLIEDIEIRKYLKNEFKDAWIADIEIERTPENVRVIIETARPGMIIGKGGEEIKKVRDKLTELVGKSVYVDIKECKMPELNASLVAQSVARQIEKRVLQRRAMKRAVEEAIKMGASGIRIQCKGRLGGAEIARKEWYLEGRVPLHTIDADIDYAEENAITKSGVIGVKVWINRS, from the coding sequence ATGGGGCAGAAAACACATCCAATTGGTTTTAGAGTAGGTATTAATAAAGATTGGAAGTCAAGATGGTTCTTCGGCAAGAAATTTAGAGAGCCATTAATAGAAGATATTGAGATTAGGAAATATTTAAAGAATGAGTTTAAAGACGCCTGGATAGCTGATATAGAGATTGAGAGAACACCAGAGAATGTAAGGGTTATAATAGAGACAGCAAGACCTGGAATGATAATTGGAAAGGGAGGAGAAGAGATTAAGAAGGTAAGAGATAAATTGACAGAACTAGTTGGTAAGAGCGTTTATGTTGATATAAAGGAATGTAAAATGCCAGAGCTTAACGCTTCTCTTGTTGCACAATCAGTGGCAAGGCAGATAGAGAAAAGAGTTTTGCAGCGTAGAGCTATGAAAAGGGCTGTAGAAGAAGCAATAAAAATGGGAGCAAGCGGAATCAGGATTCAATGTAAGGGTAGACTTGGTGGGGCAGAAATTGCAAGAAAAGAATGGTATCTTGAGGGAAGAGTTCCTTTGCACACAATAGATGCTGATATTGATTATGCTGAAGAAAATGCTATTACAAAGTCAGGTGTTATAGGGGTTAAGGTTTGGATTAATAGGAGTTAA